The Paenibacillus dendritiformis region TCATAAGACGAACAAAATCGTCAAATTAAGCGGCCTTCCGGTTGTTAGAACGACCGCGAAGAGAATGAATGGAGGCGCCAGGAAGGAGTGGCCGGATCGCTATCGACATGCACAGGTGAAGAAGCCGCTGCATAGTGCAGGCGTGCTCAGCGAGTGCATTATATCGAAAGCTAAATTCGTCCAAATAAGCCTGCAAATATTTTGACCCAATACCATGAAATGTATCGTTCATCCAGCGCCAGGCTTGGCGGAAAGTCTGATATAAGCGGCTGTTCCGGCGTACTTGGATATGGAATCGGTTGATGTAGGTTTCATCTGGATTTTCCGCATGCCATGCTGCAAAATGGTCGCAGCCGATTGGCAGCAAAAGTTTTTTGCTACAATGTTTTGGATCCACTTTCTTCATTTTTAATCTCCCAGTATGGGAAGAAGAACCGGTCACCGATTCCGCGATAATCAATGGACATTCTTTCGGATGAAGCTGGATGGGGGACGGGATGGAACGTCCGTAGAACGCCACAATGCCCTGAACAACGCCGGGAAGGGGGTGATTAGCGTCGCTATGACTTATTGCAGCTCTGATCTTATGCAGGATTAACCAAGCTGTCTTGTAGGTGACTTGAATGATCGATCGCAGTTGGACTGCGTTAATTCCTGCATCTGAACGAGAGACGAGCCACAGCGCGGTAAGCCACTTCCGAAGGGAAGTACGGCTGCCCTCCATGATGGTTCCCGTTGTTATGGAGGCCTGATATCCGCAGGCCCTGCATTGATGAAGAGGGAGGCGGCGGGTTTTGATGAGATAGGCATGGCCATGCCCGCAGCGTGGGCAGACAAAGCCCTGAGGCCATTTCAATTGGGTCAGAAAGGCAGCACAGGCCGATTCCGTAGGAAATTGGCGCTCCAATTGCTCGACACTCCCGATAGACTCCCAATTGCACATCAAGACAACCTCCTTTTCTTTCTGAAATCAGGAACGGACAGGAACGAATGTTCCTTATGATTTAATTATACAGAACACTAGTTCT contains the following coding sequences:
- a CDS encoding transposase codes for the protein MCNWESIGSVEQLERQFPTESACAAFLTQLKWPQGFVCPRCGHGHAYLIKTRRLPLHQCRACGYQASITTGTIMEGSRTSLRKWLTALWLVSRSDAGINAVQLRSIIQVTYKTAWLILHKIRAAISHSDANHPLPGVVQGIVAFYGRSIPSPIQLHPKECPLIIAESVTGSSSHTGRLKMKKVDPKHCSKKLLLPIGCDHFAAWHAENPDETYINRFHIQVRRNSRLYQTFRQAWRWMNDTFHGIGSKYLQAYLDEFSFRYNALAEHACTMQRLLHLCMSIAIRPLLPGASIHSLRGRSNNRKAA